From one Chryseobacterium sp. 3008163 genomic stretch:
- a CDS encoding regulatory protein RecX, with protein sequence MQSEKKLFTFEETKQKLVNYCVYQDRCHAEVEQKMREFVLIPEAKEEILLYLMKENYLNEERFTRSYIRGKFYIKSWGKTKIKIYLKQKGITEKLIAKSFDEIDEGDYVKTIQRLYENYESKLKGLQAYQKKSKTIKYLLSRGFEYEVILQLTEN encoded by the coding sequence ATGCAGTCGGAAAAAAAACTTTTCACCTTTGAAGAAACTAAACAAAAGCTAGTTAATTATTGTGTGTATCAGGATCGTTGCCATGCTGAGGTGGAGCAGAAGATGAGAGAATTTGTGTTGATTCCAGAGGCAAAAGAGGAAATTCTTTTATATTTAATGAAAGAAAATTATCTGAATGAAGAACGTTTTACAAGAAGTTATATTCGAGGAAAATTCTACATTAAAAGTTGGGGCAAAACCAAAATCAAGATATATCTCAAGCAAAAAGGGATCACAGAAAAGTTGATTGCCAAAAGCTTTGATGAAATTGACGAGGGTGATTACGTGAAAACAATACAAAGATTATACGAAAATTACGAATCAAAACTGAAAGGATTACAAGCGTATCAGAAGAAATCTAAAACCATAAAGTACCTTTTAAGCAGGGGTTTTGAATATGAGGTGATTTTGCAACTGACTGAAAATTAA
- the glyA gene encoding serine hydroxymethyltransferase, which produces MDIIFDLIEKERERQSHGLELIASENFVSENVMKAMGSVLTNKYAEGYPGKRYYGGCEVVDEVETLAINRAKELFGVDYVNVQPHSGSQANAAIYLAVLKPGDKIMGMDLSMGGHLTHGSAVNFSGIQYDVVSYGVQQETGLIDYDQMREVALRERPKMLIAGFSAYSRDLDYTKFREVADEIGATLWADIAHPAGLVAKGLLNNPFEHCHVVTTTTHKTLRGPRGGMIMMGKDFENTYGHKTPKGEIKQMSQVLDGAVFPGIQGGPLEHVIAGKAVAFAEAIDDQFLTYAKQVQSNAKALSKAMVDLGFDIVSGGTDNHLMLVDLRNKGVNGKETEKALVKADITCNKNMVPFDDKSPFTTSGIRLGTAAITTRGLKENDMETIAGLISEVVDNIKNEELISEVRKKVNGLMEGKALFNY; this is translated from the coding sequence ATGGACATTATTTTTGACCTTATCGAAAAAGAAAGAGAAAGACAATCCCACGGATTAGAACTTATTGCTTCAGAAAACTTTGTTTCTGAAAATGTAATGAAAGCAATGGGAAGTGTACTTACAAACAAATATGCAGAAGGATATCCCGGAAAAAGATATTACGGTGGTTGTGAAGTAGTAGATGAGGTTGAGACTTTGGCAATCAACAGAGCTAAAGAACTTTTCGGAGTAGATTATGTAAATGTTCAGCCACATTCTGGTTCTCAGGCGAATGCTGCGATTTATTTGGCAGTTTTGAAACCGGGAGACAAAATCATGGGAATGGATCTTTCTATGGGAGGTCACCTTACTCACGGTTCTGCAGTGAATTTCTCAGGAATTCAGTACGATGTAGTTTCCTACGGTGTTCAGCAGGAGACCGGTTTGATTGATTATGACCAAATGAGAGAAGTGGCGTTAAGAGAAAGACCAAAAATGTTAATTGCAGGTTTTTCAGCTTATTCAAGAGATTTAGATTATACAAAATTCAGAGAGGTTGCAGACGAAATAGGAGCTACACTTTGGGCAGATATTGCACACCCTGCAGGTCTAGTTGCAAAAGGTTTATTAAATAATCCATTCGAGCATTGCCATGTTGTAACAACAACAACTCACAAGACTCTAAGAGGTCCAAGAGGTGGAATGATCATGATGGGTAAAGATTTTGAAAATACTTACGGTCACAAAACACCAAAAGGAGAAATTAAGCAAATGAGTCAGGTTCTTGATGGAGCTGTTTTCCCGGGAATCCAGGGAGGTCCATTGGAGCATGTAATTGCCGGTAAAGCTGTTGCATTTGCTGAAGCAATCGATGATCAGTTTTTAACGTACGCAAAACAAGTACAGTCTAATGCTAAGGCTTTATCAAAGGCAATGGTAGATTTAGGTTTTGATATTGTAAGCGGCGGTACAGATAACCACTTGATGTTGGTAGATCTTAGAAACAAAGGTGTAAACGGAAAAGAAACTGAGAAAGCTTTGGTAAAAGCAGATATTACTTGTAATAAAAACATGGTTCCTTTTGATGATAAATCTCCGTTCACAACTTCTGGAATCAGATTAGGAACTGCGGCTATTACAACAAGAGGTCTTAAAGAAAATGATATGGAAACTATTGCAGGATTGATTTCTGAAGTAGTAGACAATATCAAAAACGAAGAATTAATTTCTGAAGTTAGAAAAAAAGTAAACGGATTGATGGAAGGTAAAGCTTTATTCAATTACTAA
- a CDS encoding efflux RND transporter periplasmic adaptor subunit codes for MKKKFTWKKAIYIVLGLLLAWALFAGISYLVKSNSKESEAFLTRKPTVQNMDDKVMATGKIIPKEEIEIKPNIAGIIDKILVDEGDRVEAGQLIATVKIIPNIAEVNNAQQEVMNSQLQISNAKMNADNMQKQFAMQQKLFSQGVISKQEYLNSQQQLYSMQQSVKNANQQLQTAQKRLQIVKTGAIPELQGLATTQIRSKASGTVLEVPVKVGSQVIEANSFNAGTTICSIADLNSLIFQGEIDEAQAGKLKQGMDMNIVIGALQNKSFPGRLTMIAPKGKDNNGTIKFPVEGDVHNPNNEYIRAGFSANGEIVMSSQKNALLLDESLVQYEKSNGKDKAFVEVKQPDGKFKKVYVKLGASDGINVQILSGIDKNANVKVWNPSDKDKEELKEKAKK; via the coding sequence ATGAAAAAGAAGTTCACCTGGAAAAAAGCAATTTATATCGTCTTGGGACTTTTATTGGCATGGGCATTATTTGCAGGAATCAGTTATCTTGTAAAATCAAATTCTAAAGAAAGTGAGGCGTTCCTTACCAGAAAACCGACCGTTCAGAATATGGATGACAAAGTGATGGCGACAGGAAAAATTATTCCAAAAGAAGAAATTGAGATTAAACCGAATATTGCCGGAATCATCGATAAAATCTTGGTTGATGAAGGTGACAGAGTAGAAGCTGGACAATTGATTGCGACTGTGAAAATCATCCCAAACATCGCTGAGGTCAACAATGCGCAACAGGAAGTTATGAATTCTCAACTTCAGATCAGCAATGCGAAAATGAATGCTGATAATATGCAGAAGCAGTTTGCGATGCAGCAAAAACTATTCAGCCAGGGTGTAATTTCAAAACAAGAATATCTGAATTCTCAGCAACAATTATATTCAATGCAGCAAAGTGTGAAAAATGCTAATCAGCAACTTCAGACTGCGCAAAAAAGATTACAGATTGTAAAAACAGGTGCGATTCCTGAATTACAAGGTTTGGCGACGACTCAGATCCGTTCAAAAGCTTCAGGAACTGTTCTTGAAGTTCCGGTAAAAGTGGGGAGTCAGGTAATTGAGGCTAACTCTTTCAACGCAGGGACTACGATTTGTTCGATAGCAGATTTGAATTCTTTGATTTTTCAAGGTGAAATTGATGAAGCTCAGGCTGGAAAATTGAAGCAAGGAATGGATATGAACATCGTTATCGGTGCTTTGCAAAATAAATCTTTCCCGGGAAGACTGACGATGATCGCTCCAAAAGGAAAAGACAACAACGGAACCATAAAATTCCCTGTGGAAGGAGATGTTCATAATCCGAATAACGAATACATCAGAGCCGGATTTTCAGCAAATGGTGAAATCGTTATGAGTTCTCAGAAAAATGCTTTGTTATTGGATGAATCTTTGGTGCAGTATGAAAAAAGCAATGGTAAAGACAAAGCTTTTGTTGAAGTAAAGCAGCCGGACGGAAAATTCAAAAAAGTGTATGTGAAATTAGGAGCAAGCGACGGTATCAATGTACAGATTCTTTCAGGAATTGATAAAAACGCAAATGTAAAAGTCTGGAATCCTTCTGATAAAGATAAAGAAGAATTAAAAGAAAAAGCGAAGAAGTAA
- a CDS encoding ABC transporter permease: MNILFKKDTWQEIYYSLKNNKLRTFLTMIGVGWGMFLYVVLLGSAKGMENGFDKLFSGFATNSIFLWAQNTSIPYEGFPKGRDVNLKLTDVEVLKRKISDIDYISPQNSRGSFTGTPGESMSRNGKNATYSLTGDYPIGNKISEKKLIFGRYINDADVSGNKSVAVIGEEVYNNFFDSKKKENPLGKSINVKGLFFNVIGVFRVRKGGGFENDRTVFIPLSTYTKMYNAGEQIDMFAIVSKPNVDVNSVEERVKTELKAKNQVSPEDTNAFGSFNLGKEFKKLTGFLTGMQLLTIIVGTLTILAGVIAISNILLITVKERTKEIGIRRALGAKPSEVRNQILLESVVITLSSGILGFILGIFVLMIFNSLTQNQDEFPFYNPTVNYTNVFAAMSVMVILGLIIGMIPAQRAVKIRPIEALRSE, encoded by the coding sequence GTGAACATTTTATTTAAAAAAGATACCTGGCAGGAAATTTATTATTCACTAAAGAATAATAAGCTCCGCACATTCCTTACCATGATTGGCGTGGGTTGGGGTATGTTTTTGTATGTAGTTTTACTGGGTTCCGCAAAAGGAATGGAGAATGGTTTTGATAAATTATTTTCAGGGTTTGCTACCAATTCTATTTTCCTTTGGGCGCAAAATACTTCGATTCCTTACGAAGGTTTCCCAAAAGGGAGAGATGTGAATCTGAAATTAACTGATGTTGAAGTTTTAAAAAGGAAAATATCAGATATCGATTATATTTCGCCACAGAACTCAAGAGGAAGTTTCACAGGAACGCCCGGTGAATCGATGTCAAGAAACGGTAAAAATGCAACCTATTCTTTAACGGGTGATTATCCGATCGGGAATAAAATTTCAGAAAAGAAACTGATTTTCGGAAGATATATCAACGATGCAGATGTTTCCGGAAATAAAAGTGTGGCAGTGATCGGGGAAGAAGTGTACAACAACTTTTTCGATTCAAAAAAGAAAGAAAATCCGCTAGGGAAATCAATTAACGTGAAAGGACTTTTCTTTAATGTGATCGGAGTTTTCAGAGTGAGAAAAGGGGGTGGTTTTGAAAATGACCGTACTGTTTTTATACCGCTTTCTACGTATACCAAAATGTACAATGCAGGAGAGCAAATCGATATGTTTGCGATTGTGAGCAAGCCCAATGTTGATGTAAATAGCGTTGAAGAAAGAGTGAAAACAGAATTAAAAGCCAAAAATCAGGTTTCGCCGGAAGACACTAATGCTTTTGGAAGTTTTAATTTAGGTAAAGAATTTAAAAAACTCACAGGATTTTTAACCGGAATGCAGCTTTTAACAATAATCGTAGGAACTCTCACAATTTTGGCAGGTGTCATTGCGATTTCAAATATCTTATTGATTACGGTAAAAGAAAGAACTAAGGAAATAGGTATTCGAAGAGCTTTAGGTGCAAAACCGTCTGAAGTAAGAAACCAGATTTTGTTGGAAAGTGTGGTCATTACGCTCAGTTCGGGTATATTAGGCTTTATTCTCGGGATTTTTGTCTTGATGATATTCAACTCATTGACTCAGAATCAGGATGAATTTCCGTTTTATAATCCGACTGTTAATTATACCAATGTTTTTGCGGCAATGTCGGTGATGGTGATTTTAGGTTTAATTATCGGAATGATTCCAGCTCAAAGAGCGGTGAAAATACGACCGATTGAGGCATTAAGAAGTGAGTAA
- a CDS encoding ABC transporter permease, with amino-acid sequence MFDLDRWEEIFSSIRSNVLRTVLSGFTVALGLFIFIVLFGIGTGLKNAFTQGFARDAQNLISIFTGNTTVAYKGLQSNRTVTMNNDDYDFLIDSDKEKVGYSTPRYTANLMVKYGKESGNYQINGADPEEKFIENRKMLEGRYLTPGDLQRKQNVAVVGRMVQRDLIKNGSPVGKDLDINGTMFKVVGVFSDDGGDWDERHITVPITTLQQMKKGSDTVSGVYIAYDENMTPEQAIKYGDQLKERLKSRKNVSPDDENAVRVWNNAQNMNETFMFMAVLTGIVTFIGLGTLLAGIIGISNIMVYIVKERTKEIGVRKAIGAKPRSIVALIVQESVVITVVSGFVGVGLGVLALHLIGDSLEDYFIKDPSVGWGTIFAAFVALVFSGLIAGFVPAYRASRIKPIEALRTE; translated from the coding sequence ATGTTTGACCTAGATCGTTGGGAAGAAATATTCAGTTCTATTCGCAGTAATGTATTGCGGACGGTGCTTTCGGGCTTTACGGTGGCATTGGGTCTGTTTATATTTATCGTTCTTTTCGGAATTGGAACCGGGCTGAAAAATGCTTTTACCCAAGGTTTTGCGAGAGATGCTCAAAATCTTATTTCAATTTTTACGGGAAATACAACTGTTGCTTATAAAGGTTTGCAGTCGAATAGAACCGTAACGATGAATAACGACGACTATGATTTCTTAATCGACAGTGATAAAGAAAAAGTAGGATATTCTACTCCTAGGTATACCGCCAATCTGATGGTGAAATACGGTAAAGAAAGCGGAAATTACCAGATCAACGGTGCAGATCCTGAAGAGAAATTTATCGAAAACAGAAAAATGCTCGAAGGGCGTTACCTTACACCTGGAGATTTACAGAGAAAGCAAAATGTTGCAGTTGTAGGAAGAATGGTGCAGCGAGATTTAATAAAAAACGGAAGTCCGGTAGGTAAAGATCTCGATATCAACGGAACGATGTTCAAAGTAGTCGGAGTTTTCTCAGATGACGGCGGCGACTGGGACGAAAGACATATTACAGTTCCGATTACTACTTTGCAGCAAATGAAAAAAGGTTCTGATACGGTGAGCGGAGTTTACATTGCTTATGATGAGAATATGACGCCGGAACAGGCTATCAAATACGGTGACCAGCTTAAAGAAAGGCTTAAATCTAGAAAAAATGTTTCTCCGGATGATGAAAACGCAGTGCGTGTCTGGAACAATGCTCAGAATATGAACGAAACCTTCATGTTTATGGCAGTTCTTACAGGAATTGTGACTTTTATTGGGCTAGGAACTTTATTGGCTGGAATTATCGGGATCAGCAACATTATGGTGTATATCGTAAAAGAAAGAACCAAAGAAATCGGTGTAAGAAAAGCCATTGGAGCAAAACCACGAAGCATTGTTGCTTTGATTGTTCAGGAAAGTGTGGTGATTACCGTAGTTTCGGGGTTTGTAGGAGTTGGTTTGGGTGTTTTAGCACTACATTTAATAGGTGACAGTCTTGAAGATTACTTCATTAAAGATCCGAGTGTGGGCTGGGGAACTATCTTTGCGGCATTTGTAGCATTGGTTTTTTCAGGTTTGATTGCCGGATTTGTTCCTGCCTACAGAGCTTCAAGAATTAAACCTATCGAAGCGTTAAGAACAGAATAA
- a CDS encoding ABC transporter ATP-binding protein codes for MLVIQDLHKSYDTGKSKLHVLKGINLNIAEGEFVSIMGSSGSGKSTLLNIIGILDEKDSGVYELDGIPIEHLNEVKAAEYRSKFLGFVFQSFNLIGYKTALDNVALPLYYQNVPRKERNQKAMEYLEKVGLAQWATHLPNELSGGQKQRVAIARALITNPKVVLADEPTGALDSKTTHDIMKLLQDINNEGKTIIVVTHEPDVAAQTKRNVILRDGIIESDEFINQIVL; via the coding sequence ATGTTAGTAATTCAGGATCTACATAAATCATACGACACAGGCAAGAGTAAACTGCACGTTCTCAAGGGTATTAATCTTAATATTGCCGAAGGCGAATTTGTCTCTATTATGGGAAGTTCCGGTTCCGGAAAATCAACTTTACTGAATATTATCGGAATTTTGGATGAAAAAGACAGCGGCGTTTATGAGCTCGACGGAATTCCGATTGAACATCTGAATGAGGTAAAAGCTGCAGAATATCGTTCGAAATTTCTAGGATTCGTTTTCCAGTCGTTTAATTTGATTGGATATAAAACGGCTTTAGATAATGTTGCACTTCCTCTATACTATCAAAACGTTCCGAGAAAAGAGCGTAATCAAAAAGCAATGGAGTATCTGGAGAAAGTAGGTTTGGCACAATGGGCAACCCATCTTCCGAATGAGCTTTCGGGTGGACAAAAACAGAGAGTTGCGATTGCCAGAGCTTTAATTACCAATCCAAAAGTAGTTCTAGCAGATGAGCCAACCGGAGCATTAGATTCTAAAACGACTCACGATATTATGAAGCTCCTTCAGGATATCAACAATGAAGGTAAAACGATCATCGTGGTAACCCATGAACCGGATGTTGCCGCACAAACTAAAAGAAATGTCATCCTCAGAGACGGAATTATTGAGAGTGATGAGTTTATCAATCAGATTGTGCTTTAA
- a CDS encoding ribonucleotide-diphosphate reductase subunit beta yields the protein MGIFDKRVSYKPFEYPEVLQFTEAINKSFWVHSEVDFTADVQDFQSQLEPHEKNAVKNALLAIAQIEVSVKSFWGNLYNHLPKPELNGLGSTFAECEFRHSEAYSRLLEVLGYNEEFSQVVEVPALKKRIEFLSNVLKHANSATPKEYVSSLLLFSILIENVSLFSQFAIILSFTRFKGFLKNVSNIIAWTSIDEQIHANGGIYLINKIREEQPDLLTDSDIEDIYTLVDQSIELEGEILDWIFEMGELDKFSKQDLINFMKYRVDESLTKINMEKRYNTTAEQYSPMKWFEEEVFANSMDDFFAKRPVDYTKHDKSITANDLF from the coding sequence ATGGGAATTTTTGATAAAAGAGTAAGCTACAAGCCATTTGAGTATCCTGAGGTTCTTCAGTTTACAGAAGCGATCAACAAATCTTTCTGGGTACACTCGGAAGTTGATTTCACGGCAGACGTTCAGGATTTCCAGTCGCAGCTGGAGCCACACGAAAAAAATGCTGTAAAAAATGCACTTTTGGCGATTGCCCAGATTGAAGTTTCGGTAAAGTCGTTTTGGGGAAACCTTTACAATCACCTTCCAAAACCTGAATTGAATGGTTTGGGATCTACATTTGCAGAATGTGAATTCCGTCATTCTGAAGCGTATTCCCGTTTGTTGGAAGTTTTGGGATATAATGAAGAATTTTCTCAGGTTGTAGAAGTTCCTGCGTTGAAAAAAAGAATTGAATTCTTATCCAACGTGCTGAAACACGCCAATTCTGCAACACCAAAAGAATATGTTTCCTCTTTGCTTTTATTCAGTATTCTGATTGAGAATGTGTCTTTGTTCTCGCAGTTTGCAATTATTTTATCATTTACAAGATTCAAAGGTTTCCTGAAAAACGTTTCGAATATTATTGCGTGGACGTCTATTGATGAGCAGATTCACGCCAACGGTGGAATTTATCTTATCAACAAAATCCGTGAAGAGCAGCCGGATCTTTTAACTGATTCTGATATTGAAGATATTTACACTTTGGTAGACCAATCTATCGAATTGGAAGGCGAAATTCTTGACTGGATCTTTGAAATGGGCGAACTTGATAAATTCTCTAAACAAGATTTGATCAACTTTATGAAATACCGTGTTGACGAAAGTTTAACCAAAATCAACATGGAAAAACGTTACAACACCACTGCAGAACAATACAGCCCGATGAAATGGTTTGAAGAAGAAGTTTTCGCCAATTCTATGGATGATTTCTTCGCAAAAAGACCGGTGGATTACACGAAGCATGATAAGAGTATTACGGCGAATGATCTTTTCTAA
- a CDS encoding ribonucleoside-diphosphate reductase subunit alpha, with translation MEEQNNNIWWLNEESEQMLNRGYLLKGETVDGAIDRITTAAAKKLYKPELQPAFKEMIMKGWISFSSPVWANMGTQRGLPISCFNVHIPDSIEGITHKMGEVIMQTKIGGGTSGYFGELRNRGTAVTDNGKSSGAVSFMKLFDTSMDVVSQGGVRRGAFAAYLDVDHGDIEEFLSIKDIGSPIQNLFTGICVPDYWMQDMIDGDADKRKIWARVLESRQQKGLPYIFFTDNVNRNKPQVYKDLGLTINASNLCSEIMLPSTREESFICCLSSMNLELYDEWKDTNAVQLAIYFLDAVLSEFIEKTEGNYYLQGARDFALRHRALGLGVLGYHSYLQKNMIPFESFEATQFNARAFKHIRAQADIASKELANIYGEPEILKGYGMRNTTVMAIAPTTSSSAILGQTSPGIEPFASNYYKAGLAKGNFMRKNKYLARLLEEKGLDNEETWRTIMLNHGSVQHLNELTDEEKAVFKTFKEISPMEIISQAAQRQQYIDQAQSLNLQIPSTMPVKDVNYLYIEAWKKGVKTLYYQRSSSVSKEMMVNFVSCSACEA, from the coding sequence ATGGAAGAACAAAACAACAATATCTGGTGGCTCAACGAAGAATCTGAGCAAATGCTGAACAGAGGTTACCTTCTGAAAGGCGAAACTGTAGACGGTGCAATCGACAGAATCACCACTGCAGCAGCAAAAAAACTATACAAACCTGAACTACAGCCGGCTTTTAAGGAGATGATCATGAAAGGATGGATCAGTTTTTCTTCTCCGGTTTGGGCGAATATGGGAACGCAGAGAGGTCTTCCAATCTCTTGTTTCAACGTGCATATTCCGGACAGCATTGAAGGAATTACCCACAAAATGGGTGAAGTAATTATGCAGACGAAAATCGGGGGCGGAACTTCGGGATATTTTGGGGAACTTCGTAACAGAGGAACTGCAGTAACCGATAACGGAAAATCTTCCGGAGCGGTTTCGTTCATGAAATTGTTTGACACTTCTATGGATGTCGTTTCACAAGGTGGTGTAAGAAGAGGTGCTTTTGCGGCGTATCTTGATGTTGACCACGGCGATATTGAAGAATTTTTATCAATTAAAGACATCGGAAGTCCGATTCAGAACCTGTTTACAGGAATTTGCGTACCAGATTACTGGATGCAGGATATGATTGACGGTGATGCCGACAAACGTAAAATTTGGGCAAGAGTTTTGGAAAGCCGTCAGCAAAAAGGTCTTCCTTATATTTTCTTTACAGATAACGTGAACAGAAACAAACCTCAGGTTTATAAAGATCTTGGATTGACGATTAATGCGAGTAATCTTTGTTCGGAAATCATGCTTCCGTCAACCAGAGAAGAATCTTTCATCTGCTGTCTGTCGTCTATGAACTTAGAATTATACGACGAGTGGAAAGATACGAATGCAGTACAATTGGCAATCTATTTCCTTGACGCTGTTTTATCTGAATTTATTGAGAAAACTGAAGGAAATTATTACCTTCAGGGAGCAAGAGACTTCGCATTGCGTCACAGAGCACTTGGATTAGGTGTTTTGGGTTACCATTCTTATCTTCAGAAAAACATGATTCCTTTTGAGAGTTTTGAGGCTACTCAATTCAATGCAAGAGCTTTCAAACATATCAGAGCTCAGGCGGATATCGCGTCAAAAGAATTGGCAAACATCTACGGAGAACCGGAAATCTTAAAAGGTTACGGAATGAGAAATACAACGGTAATGGCGATTGCTCCTACCACTTCAAGTTCAGCGATTTTAGGTCAAACTTCTCCTGGAATTGAGCCTTTTGCATCAAACTACTATAAAGCTGGTTTGGCGAAAGGAAACTTCATGCGTAAGAATAAATACCTTGCTAGATTGTTGGAAGAAAAAGGTCTTGATAATGAAGAAACATGGAGAACAATTATGTTGAACCACGGTTCTGTTCAGCACTTGAATGAATTGACTGACGAAGAAAAAGCAGTATTCAAAACATTCAAAGAAATTTCTCCGATGGAAATCATTTCTCAGGCCGCACAAAGACAGCAATACATCGATCAGGCACAATCTTTGAATTTACAGATTCCTTCTACAATGCCTGTAAAAGACGTTAATTATCTTTATATTGAGGCTTGGAAGAAAGGTGTGAAAACTTTGTATTACCAAAGAAGTTCATCTGTTTCTAAGGAAATGATGGTGAATTTTGTGAGCTGTTCGGCTTGTGAAGCGTAA
- a CDS encoding GNAT family N-acetyltransferase yields the protein MKLIKATEKDIPLIQDLAKRSWENAYAEILTTEQMEFMLNTMYSGVEITEHLKNTNYHYYLVFDEILNVFDGFLGYENHYEKQTTKLHRIYLVPESKGKGLGKKTLEFLNEKVKESGDNRIILNVNKYNSAQKFYKSQGYKVYDEGVFDIGNGFVMDDYLMEITF from the coding sequence ATGAAATTAATCAAAGCAACAGAAAAAGATATACCCTTGATTCAGGATTTAGCAAAAAGATCATGGGAAAACGCCTACGCCGAAATTCTTACAACAGAACAAATGGAATTTATGCTCAATACAATGTATTCCGGAGTTGAAATTACAGAACATTTAAAAAATACAAACTATCATTATTACCTTGTTTTTGATGAGATTTTAAATGTTTTTGACGGATTTTTAGGCTACGAAAATCATTATGAAAAACAAACGACTAAACTTCACAGAATTTATCTCGTTCCTGAAAGTAAAGGAAAAGGTTTAGGCAAAAAAACATTGGAATTTCTTAATGAAAAGGTGAAAGAAAGTGGGGATAACAGAATTATTTTAAATGTCAATAAATACAATTCAGCGCAGAAATTCTACAAATCTCAAGGTTATAAGGTTTATGATGAAGGTGTTTTTGATATAGGAAATGGCTTTGTTATGGATGATTATTTGATGGAGATAACGTTTTAA
- the dapA gene encoding 4-hydroxy-tetrahydrodipicolinate synthase: MSILKGVGVALVTPFNEDLSVDFESLTKLIEYNIENGTNYLVVLGTTAEAATLSSDEKKQVVEHIIKVNNKRLPLVLGIGGNNTLEVKQQIEEADLSDFTAVLSVSPYYNKPNQEGLYQHYKMLASTGKNIIIYNVPSRTGQNVEAETTLRLAKEFPNLFLIKEAAPNILQYFDILRKKPEGFNLVSGDDEFTLPVTLAGGAGVISVIGQGYPKEFSTMVQLAFDKKVDEAYEIHNKLVEITRLIFAEGNPCGIKVILAEKGLIKNYLRLPLVPASEGLYAKIKAEMAKI, translated from the coding sequence ATGAGCATTTTAAAAGGAGTAGGTGTTGCTTTGGTAACGCCCTTTAATGAAGATTTATCCGTAGATTTCGAAAGTTTGACAAAACTCATTGAGTACAACATCGAAAACGGAACCAACTATTTGGTGGTATTGGGAACTACAGCGGAAGCTGCTACACTTTCTTCAGACGAGAAGAAACAGGTAGTTGAGCACATCATTAAGGTTAATAATAAACGTCTTCCTTTGGTTTTAGGAATTGGCGGAAACAATACTCTTGAAGTCAAACAGCAGATCGAAGAAGCTGATTTATCTGATTTTACAGCTGTTTTATCGGTGTCTCCATATTACAACAAACCTAATCAGGAAGGGCTTTACCAGCATTATAAAATGTTGGCTTCTACAGGAAAAAACATCATCATTTACAACGTTCCTTCAAGAACCGGACAAAATGTTGAGGCTGAAACGACTTTGCGTCTGGCAAAAGAATTCCCGAATTTATTCTTAATAAAAGAAGCTGCACCCAATATTCTTCAGTATTTTGATATTTTGAGAAAGAAGCCTGAAGGTTTTAATTTAGTTTCAGGAGACGATGAATTCACACTTCCAGTAACTTTGGCTGGTGGAGCAGGAGTAATTTCTGTGATCGGACAAGGGTATCCAAAGGAATTTTCGACAATGGTTCAATTGGCTTTTGATAAAAAAGTGGATGAGGCTTATGAAATTCATAATAAACTAGTTGAAATTACAAGATTGATTTTTGCAGAAGGAAACCCGTGCGGAATTAAAGTTATTTTGGCAGAAAAAGGATTGATTAAAAATTATTTAAGACTTCCTTTAGTTCCTGCATCAGAAGGACTTTATGCAAAAATTAAAGCTGAAATGGCGAAGATTTAA